From one Brachypodium distachyon strain Bd21 chromosome 4, Brachypodium_distachyon_v3.0, whole genome shotgun sequence genomic stretch:
- the LOC100828025 gene encoding long chain acyl-CoA synthetase 8 encodes MKKTTGENTNMSILERLATSDVPLVKEYGIHGVIGALVLAMVIPILLSSMLNKKVKKRAVQADVGGEAGLAMRNSRFSSLIQVPWEGATTVAALFEMASKKYPQHRCLGSRNLVSSEFIEADDGRKFEKLHLGEYEWNSYAEAFNRACNFASGLIKMGHQPDSRAAIFSDTRAEWIIAAQGCFRQNLTVVTIYASLGEDALVHSLNETQVSTLICDSKQLKKLPSVSSKLQSVRHVIYIEDEPVEADTLNQLKHLTTLSFHAVEELGKTSHTDPRLPSSSDTAVIMYTSGSTGLPKGVMITHGNMVATTAAVRTIIPKLGTGDVYLAYLPLAHVFELAAETVMLASGVAIGYGSALTMTDTSNKIKKGTKGDVSVLKPTLMISVPAILDRIRDAVFKKVAEKGGMKKKLFDVAYKRNLGAIEGSWFGSWAPERLIWDSIIFKPIRLMLGGRIRFILCGGAPLSSDTQRFINICLGVPVGQGYGLTETCAGAAFSEWDDTSVGRVGPPLPCCYVKLISWEEGGYRISDSPMPRGEVVIGGYSVTKGYFNNEEKTNEVYKVDERGLRWFYTGDIGQFHPDGCVEIIDRKKDIVKLQHGEYVSLGKVESALQTSNYVDNIMVYADPFHSYCVALVVPPHQALEKWAQNSGINYKRFEELCQNGQAVKEVQQSLSKAAKAARLEKFEMPAKIILLAEPWTPESGLVTAALKLKREQLKTKFKDDLNKLYL; translated from the exons ATGAAAAAGACTACTGGAGAGAATACAAACATGTCCATACTAGAAAGATTGGCCACAAGTGATGTGCCACTGGTGAAAGAATATGGTATACATGGAGTTATTGGTGCTCTTGTACTTGCCATGGTTATTCCTATCTTGCTTTCTTCAATGTTGAAcaagaaggtgaagaagagAGCAGTGCAAGCTGATGTGGGTGGTGAGGCAGGCCTTGCCATGCGAAATAGTAGGTTTTCCTCTTTAATTCAAGTTCCATGGGAGGGTGCAACCACAGTAGCAGCTCTGTTCGAGATGGCTAGCAAAAAGTACCCTCAGCACCGTTGTCTTGGTTCAAGGAATCTGGTTAGCAGCGAATTTATAGAAGCTGATGATGGAAGGAAGTTTGAGAAATTGCATCTAGGTGAATATGAATGGAATTCCTATGCAGAAGCATTTAATCGTGCATGTAACTTCGCCTCTGGTCTCATCAAGATGGGCCACCAACCAGATAGTCGAGCTGCTATCTTTTCTGATACAAGAGCTGAGTGGATCATTGCTGCCCAG ggATGCTTTCGACAAAATTTAACTGTTGTAACCATCTATGCATCTCTTGGCGAGGATGCACTGGTGcattcactaaatgag ACACAGGTTTCAACTCTGATTTGTGATTCTAAGCAACTTAAGAAGCTGCCTTCAGTCAGTTCGAAGTTGCAGAGTGTTAGGCATGTTATCTATATTGAGGATGAACCTGTTGAGGCTGACACACTTAACCAACTGAAACACTTGACAACATTATCTTTCCATGCGGTTGAGGAGTTGGGCAAAACATCTCATACAGATCCAAGATTACCATCAAGCAGTGATACTGCAGTTATTATGTATACAAGTGGGAGTACAGGTCTGCCCAAG GGTGTAATGATTACGCATGGCAACATGGTGGCCACAACTGCTGCAGTCAGGACAATCATTCCTAAACTTGGCACGGGAGATGTTTATCTGGCATACCTTCCATTGGCTCATGTTTTTGAACTAGCAGCAGAG ACTGTCATGTTAGCTTCTGGTGTTGCTATTGGATATGGCTCAGCTCTGACTATGACTGATACATCAAATAAGATAAAGAAGGGGACAAAAGGAGATGTTTCTGTACTGAAACCTACTCTTATGATTTCAGTTCCTGCAATTTTGGATCGCATAAGAGACGCCGTGTTCAAGAAG GTTGCTGAGAAGGGCGGCATGAAAAAAAAGCTGTTTGATGTTGCGTACAAACGAAATCTTGGAGCAATTGAAGGGAGTTGGTTTGGATCATGGGCACCAGAGAGGCTTATATGGGATAGCATTATCTTCAAGCCAATACGTTTGATGCTTGGAGGGCGCATAAGATTTATTCTTTGTGGTGGTGCGCCTCTATCAAGTGACACACAAAGATTCATAAATATATGTTTGGG TGTCCCAGTAGGTCAAGGCTATGGATTGACTGAGACTTGTGCTGGAGCTGCTTTCTCTGAATGGGACGATACAAGCGTGGGGCGTGTTGGTCCACCCCTCCCGTGTTGCTATGTCAAG CTTATCTCATGGGAAGAAGGTGGTTATAGAATTTCTGATTCACCAATGCCTCGAGGAGAGGTTGTGATTGGCGGCTACAGTGTAACAAAAGGTTATTTCAataatgaagaaaaaacaaatgagGTGTACAAG GTGGATGAGAGGGGATTACGTTGGTTTTACACTGGAGATATTGGTCAGTTCCATCCTGATGGGTGCGTTGAGATCATTGACAGGAAAAAGGACATAGTGAAACTTCAGCATGGAGAATATGTATCTCTTGGCAAG gTCGAATCAGCTCTACAGACAAGCAATTATGTGGATAACATCATGGTCTATGCTGATCCATTTCATAGTTACTGTGTTGCACTAGTAGTGCCACCACACCAGGCTTTGGAGAAGTGGGCTCAAAATTCAGGGATTAATTACAAAAGATTTGAGGAGCTGTGCCAAAATGGACAAGCAGTTAAGGAGGTCCAGCAATCTCTATCAAAG GCCGCTAAAGCAGCAAGGCTCGAGAAATTTGAAATGCCAGCAAAGATTATTTTGCTGGCTGAACCTTGGACTCCAGAATCTGGGCTTGTGACGGCTGCGCTTAAGCTCAAGAGGGAGCAGCTAAAGACCAAATTTAAAGATGACCTGAACAAGCTCTATCTCTGA
- the LOC104584413 gene encoding uncharacterized protein LOC104584413: MMGLDICTDMVAEDAIRGISASGKRRLTTCTGVLGIAALKMGAALFTGTDIDPQAITTAHENMLLSAQKKERDREHVAEWFRIFLRLQRCLNGSRRTTRSSISEDVP; this comes from the exons ATGATGGGACTTGACATATGCACTGACATGGTAGCGGAAGATGCCATCAGAGGTATATCGGCCAGTGGAAAGAGAAGACTAACCACAT GCACTGGGGTATTGGGTATTGCAGCTCTGAAG ATGGGTGCTGCTCTATTCACTGGGACAGACATAGACCCTCAAGCTATAACCACTGCTCATGAGAACATGTTGCTGTctgcgcaaaaaaaagaaagagatagAGAACATGTTGCTGAATG GTTCAGGATTTTCTTGAGGCTACAAAGGTGCTTAAATGGTTCAAGGAGAACTACACGATCGAGTATATCAGAAGATGTGCCATGA
- the LOC104584879 gene encoding 60 kDa jasmonate-induced protein, translated as MGSRDFTKNTKNILFDSYAKFIKDLRAELIGANPVGKVKQRSILTKQTGKDKPPPKWIEVELVGKGGAKPKVAIRRDNVYVFAFSNADGNWYKLTEAKTDVLPDALPLGFEGNYNKLVGGAANLANLKFGKFSTSSAAVILWNHGKKKPYDDAELKRALATICVVLSEAARMAPMYNAVNDGWETPAGGTITAGDIKYYITGWSDC; from the coding sequence ATGGGTAGCCGAGACTTCACCAAGAACACCAAGAACATCTTGTTCGACTCATATGCGAAGTTCATAAAGGATCTACGTGCGGAATTGATAGGTGCAAATCCTGTTGGGAAGGTGAAGCAGCGGTCCATCCTCACCAAGCAGACAGGAAAGGACAAGCCACCTCCAAAGTGGATCGAGGTTGAGCTGGTTGGCAAGGGCGGCGCCAAGCCAAAGGTCGCTATCCGTAGAGACAATGTCTACGTATTCGCCTTCAGCAACGCTGATGGCAACTGGTATAAGCTCACAGAGGCCAAGACGGATGTCCTCCCGGACGCCCTGCCACTAGGCTTCGAGGGAAATTACAACAAACTTGTCGGCGGTGCCGCCAACCTGGCAAACCTGAAGTTTGGCAAGTTCAGCACCTCGAGCGCTGCAGTGATCCTCTGGAACCATGGTAAGAAGAAGCCCTATGACGACGCCGAACTTAAGAGGGCATTGGCGACCATCTGCGTGGTCTTGTCCGAGGCCGCAAGGATGGCTCCGATGTACAACGCTGTCAACGACGGATGGGAGACACCTGCTGGAGGCACTATCACGGCAGGGGACATCAAATACTACATTACTGGCTGGAGCGACTGTTAG